Part of the Canis lupus dingo isolate Sandy chromosome 36, ASM325472v2, whole genome shotgun sequence genome is shown below.
TGCATATTCATCAAAAACCACCTaggagggcagccgggtggctcagcggtttagcgccaccttcggcccagggcgtgatcctggagacccggtatcgagtcccacgtcgggctccctgcatggagcctgcttctccctctgcctgtgtctctgcctctctctctctgtgtgtctctcatgaataaataagtaaaatcaacaaacaaacaaacaaaacgccTAGGAGTTCATTCAGCTAAGGTAAATAGTGAACGTTGCTGAGCTAAATGGGTAAAAGCTAccaacttatttcttttttttttttccaacttatttCTTTATAAACGGCCTAATTTGTTTGTATAGCAGgggaaataaattatttccatttttaaagtgtagtaatttaggggcacttgggtggctcagtcggttaagtgcctgccttcagctcaggtcatgatcccgggtgggggatggagccctgtgtcagcaggaagcctccttctctctctctccctctgctcccctccctctactcatgttTTCACTCACTgggctctctttcaaataaataaataagaggtctttaaaaatatagaattaaaaagtgTAATAATTTAGATTTCTGTGATATACTAACAAATCTCCTTTATAAGACACGATTTCTTCTCAATTCTGACTTGTCTGATATATAAATCTATTCACGGATACGTGCACATGTATCTGTTTCCTTGTATGTGTCTCATATTTTATGTACTTATAACTGACAAAATTCATATAATATGACTTCTTGAGttgtaatgaaaatgaaaaagaatcagcCAAATACAACTTTAGACAAGTTGTGAAAcatgccattatttattttttacaaatggctatgatttgttgagaatttttaacCTAGAAGACAcaatgctaagtgctttacatgaatCCCCTTAATCAGTCCTCACCACGATGCGATAACTTGATCCAGACCTAGCGCCCCTGACACGATAGGGAAACACTGCTCAGAGCAGCTAAGGGCCTTACCCACTGTGTGTGGCCAGCACACGATAGACCAGAGATGTGAAGATTTTTCTAGAACTTCTCAGTCCATGTGAAATACAGCTTTTTATGTAACTGTTATTTAAGATCAAAATTATCTTCCAAGAGATTGTTCTTTCATCCTACAAAATAATATAAGCATACTTGGTTCCTCATACCATCTCAGTGCTGATGATCTTATTGCGATTTCAATTTCAGGCTTTGTGATTGTGTAGCATAAGCACTGCCggttggcttttcttttcttttttaaagatctgtattttattttattttattttattttattttattttattttatttattttatttatttatttatttatttattttattttattttttttattttatttcaatttcaggCTTTGTGATTGTGTAGCATAGCCCTGCCggttggcttttcttttcttttttaaagatctgtattttattttattttattttattttattttatttattttattttatttattttatttatttttttttttattttatttcaatttcaggCTTTGTGATTGTGTAGCATAGCCCTGCCggttggcttttcttttctttttcaaagatctgtatttcattttatttttttatttatttttatattttttattttatattttttattttatattttttatttttattttatttattttattttttattttattttttattttttttatttttttaattttatattttattttatttatttatttatttatttatttatttttatttttttaattttattttttaagtaatccctataccggatgtgaggcttgaactccaAATCCCGAGATCGAGAGTCGTATGCTCcacccactaagccagccagacaccagcctttgcttttttttttttttaagactttgtttgtttgagggagagaatgaaggagagagggagcgcgggcgggcggcgggcgggcggcgggcgggcgcaggagcggggggcggggccggggccggggccgggggcggggccggggccgggggcgggggcggctccgcggggctcgatcccaggactccgcaGTGGCCGCCGAGCCGGAGCTGAGGGCCCACGCGcagccgccccggccccggccgcctTTCCCCTCTGCGCCGCCAGCGGTGCGGGGCTTCGGGCGCCGGGCAGCCGCGGCGAGGAGGCGGCCGCTGGGGCCTCCCTGCTGACGGGTCACAGTTGCTTCAGGAGCCGCCGCTCAGGCCGCCGTTCGTTTCTCGCTCTTTCCACAGCTGAAATTCCCGGTCCTGTGGCTCACGTCCCGCGAGAAAGAGCGAGCCGCCCGCCGCCTGGGCGCGCCCGTCCCCGCAGCAGGCGCAGGAGCCCGTGCCCTGTCGCTCCGCGCAGCCCGGCTGTGGGGCCCAGGGCCGCCCCGGCGCGCAGACCACTGGCCCGTGATGCAAGGACGCAGGTGAGGCCCCttcccccgcgccccccccgccccccgcccccgccggctcCTGCGGCCGAGGCCGGCGACCTGCGCCCTGCGAGGAggcccaggccccccaggccccgcaGCCGCGGCCCCGGGCGCTGGCTCCCTCCTCACGGCCGGGAAGGGCCCCGCCTGCCGGTCCCTCGGTGTGGCCGCCGCGGCTCCTGACACCCCGGTGCCGGCAGCGAGGCCGCGGCGTGCCGCCCACAGAACCGCGCGAGCGTAGGTTTGTCTCTCCTCGTTTCCTTGTGCCGCGGAAGACATCTTGTTTTAGGGCCTCCATCTTTACTTTGGAGGCAAGAATGCAGAAGTAAATAGAGGagcacatcacatcacatcacatcacatcacatgaCCCCGAGGTGATGACATGACTTCATTGCCGCCGCGTCTTGCGGACCTTCAAAGAATCCCTGCTACGAATGACGGGAATGACGGGCCGTGCGAATCTGAGGAAGCCACGAGCGCGCTTTCTGGATTTCTGCAGCACAGACGTGTCTGCCCTCGCTCCAGCCGCGAAGTAGGCTTCCTGCGCCTGATGGTCCTTGCCGTCCCGAGGAAGTCCCGTCGTTTGAAAGAAAGTTCATGGTTGAAAGTTACCTTCCTCTCAGCCAACTGATTGACGTTAGGTAATTGCATCGCGAAAGAGAGCACCACAAAGAAGAGTCTCCCCGCTGTCACCAGCTCAGCGCTCGTCCTTAATGAAGCCCAGAACGTTACTTCCCGAATGTCATTATTCACACTTTGTTTTATAACCAAAGCACCgtatgagaaaagaataaaggagacaGTGAGATATGAAGCATGCTGGTGTTAAACGAGAATGCGGtttatatttttcccaaattTGCAACCATGCTAAATATACCCGTGCAGATCTAAGGCAAGTGAAACCGGATGAACGTCAAGCATGAccatacagaaaataaatcattGTGAATCCTAAAGCCAAACAAACTAGGCTTACTAATCCAATTCATGATACTCACACATTAAACTACACACTGTACTAAGCACTTGGAATTCCAAGTTGGAAATATGAAACCTCTGCCCCCAAAGTGGAAATATGCCACCTAACAGATGAGATAGAGTCAATGCAATGGGCCATGACCCTGTGTGCAAATACTTTACACAAACTAAAAGTTAAAGAGTACGAGAGAAGGAACTATATGAACTAAAACTTTATGGGTCAATAGGATTTTGTCAAACTaagaaggacaaaaataaagataattccaAGCACAGGAAATGACATAAAAGAAGACGTGGTAAACTACGTGGGGCATTTACGTGATGGGTTGCATCCAGGGCACCTAACCTGGAGATGCCATGACTTGAGACGACAGAGACCAAACTAATAGGTAGATTAGAGATACATTATACAATTTAAATTACCATCTCCATTGTAGAAAGAGAACTCTTGCTGTAATTAGGGGTGGGAACAAAGACCAAGGACCATTTTTCAGTCTACTGTAGGAAGCTAAGTGACAGTGGAAGACAGAGATTGAGCAAATAGAATGGAGGCTGACTGTGGGGCAGAGAAAGGCCTAGGGAGATGTGGAGGTAAAGTCAGCATCAGGGTGTTCAGCCTCATGGGGAAATTTAAGAAGGAGACAGGAAGCTTCAACTTTAAAAGTGTGTGATGCTTTGAgaactttcattcatttcattttacacCATCTCTGTAAGATAGTCAGCACCATCCCTGAACTCATCAGTAAAGCAACGGAAGCCTTGACATCAGGTAGGTAGTCTAGTTCAAAGAAGATTCAAATCTAAAAACGTTAGCTATTCTGATTATTATTTCTGCACACTTTCTCAGAGAACAATTTAAGTTTATACACAGCCATGAAAAACTCTAGGAGATGCTAAGatgaaaattaccaaaataagggtgcctggttggcttagttggtagagcatgcaactcttaatctcagggttgtgaatttgaaaCCCACTTTAGGCATGGAGCTTAcctaaaataaacacaaacaaacaaacaaaaacaataaaagtatcAAAACTCATTTCTTCTCATATCGAATGGGGCTGTTGTCAAGCAACAAATGACGGTTTAGACCCACATCACTAAAAACgcatatttcattttaatcatatTCTAGTTATGGTTTGGAAAATCTTACAGTCATCAATGTATCTAAAATGgttttaaacaatataaaaaggggtatttaaattgctttattaatattattaatattaataatgtacTAGAATTCATTGAGTATTTACTGGTGTCAGTGTTCTAAGTACTTTGCATTACcccatttaaccctcacaacggatgatggtgatggtgatgatgattgtGCATCTACAGCCACAGAGGTTtaggaacaataaataaatatttcaaggtcacacaactagtagcTGTCAATACTAGAACTCAAATTCAGTTCTATTTGAATCTAAAGTTGTTATATTACATTATACTATTATTGTATATCAAAGTTCTTCATGCAAAGTCTCCACAGTGCATAGTAAAATGTTGGTGCTACAACTGGCTTTAATTAAATGTCACGGGTGCTTAGGTAAGAAATAAGTATATTAAACACAAAGATACTGAAGACAACAATGCAAGAGGATTAATAAATTATTGATTTGGGATGATTATACAATAAttaatatctacatttttaattaaaagccgACAGCATAGTTGCCCCTCTCCTGATTTTTACCCAAGAAGTCCTTGAAATGATATAATAgaatatgcacatttttaaagagtaaactCATAATCATGATGGAAAACTAGATAGTATGCAAGCAGTAGATCCTATATTTCAAGAAATTATTGGAAAATAGGAAGTAGATGGGGTTCAATTCATGGATAAGAAAAAGATCCGAGAAAATGACAACCAAAGCTACATCATCTTTCGCAGAAGAATCGTAGATAATCTCAAATGACGGTGAATTATCAAAAGCAAGAGGGTATCTCCATGGACATTCGTTAGCATTTTTAAGACCTTTATTCTGAGAAGCCACCCATCGGCAGCATGGATGGTAGTCTTCGCTCTCAGTCTCCCTCGTACAGTGTCTAAATACAGTGAACTGTGTCTGCTAAGGCACAGCAACTACTGCAGTAACGAAGACTAGAGATTTTCAGATGATCTAACTCCCAACCACCGTAAGGATCACTGAggcagaaacaaaaccaaaagaaacacaTCTGACTCAGATTCCCATTCAGAAGTAGGGACTCTCCCAGAGGCAAGACCTCTGACATGGCAGGCTCTGGCTGCAGAAAGTAGAGGAGTCCCCAAACTCTGGAGCCTAAGAGGGATGCATAATTGTCATGGCGAGAAGAAAATTAATTGCACACTCTTTCTTCTTCATAATATGCAGGATTTTTAGCTATAGTAAAACTGAATATTCAAtatcttcaataaaaatatgcagctgacacaaagaaagagtgtttaaaaaaattaaaacaacatattttacaagaaacaaaataaacatgactGAATGCTGACTTAGTAAGCTGGAAGGTCTAATTGAAACTTTCTATCTAAATGCTGTGCCAAGGGCAAAGTGATAGACTATATTAGAGAGAATgcagacaaaatgaaaagacccATATGTTCCAAGATCCATCTAAgagaagtaaatttaaaaagtacataaagaatgaacagaaaaataaagacatggctGAGCACATTTCTCAATTGTGGATATATACTCTTCTTGAAATTTCTaagcagaaacaaaaatgcaaaaaacaactTAGTACATTTTAATGAAACAGATATAGCTTTCTcaagtttcaaaactccaaaaagaaaaacaacagaaaatcctgggcaaaggtttttttgtttgtttgtttttgttttgttttgtttttgttttgttttgttgttgtttgcttttttaaatctctgttaaAAGATAATGACAGCCtgaaaggaaatgattttgaaCCTACCTCCtatgtagaaaaaaacaaacattccaatttaaagacaaaatagaagatattctctgaaaaaaatgtttttgcaaaatTTACTGATGataaattgaagaaaacagaaacaaatccCCCCACAAATGTAGGGTACAAGACACATTGTTGagggaaataaaacaatactatatttaaataattatttgtaaaaataatgtaCCTTAATCAAAATCATGAAACTATATTGCAGGCACAACTATCTCATGGCTAAATATGAGGAGAAAATAACAATTGTGAGCAATGTTAAGGCAAACTaatatatattccaatatatctaatataaaatataattttggacATAATACTTGAAATGGAAACAAgagtaatattttacattaatagAAGTTTAAATCCATGCAGTAGATAGAACAGTAATGAATACGTATGTATGATGTATACATGTAAGTATCTATATATTTAACAGTATAGCTACGAACTGTGTAAAGCACAAAAATATTGGACACAagacaaaatgtttaaatttgtatttatcctAATAAGCTTCAATAAGTCTCTGTCAAAGAATGACAAGTCATGTgtttaataaatgagtaaagaaaactGGTATACGGGGCTCCTAGGTGGTTCAGTTaattaagcattcaactcttggtttctgatcaggtcatgattcagggtcgtgggatccagccccatattgggctctgtgctcagccaggagtttgcttgagattgtctccctctcccactctccctcccccgggttcacacactctctctctttctaaaaaataaataaattatttaaaaaaagaaaaagaaaaaatagcatatGACTAATAAATATCCCATTGAAGCATCATTTTCAAACTTTATGTATTAGGAAACATAAGAAATCCCAATGAGTTTAGAAAACTTAAGAATCCTGCATACCTACATTATTTAACCAAAATGcaataaatccaaaataaaacaacaaaaacatagtCTTAAAAGTGTGTTCACTTATAAATTAACTTATAattcactaaaaacaaaatttgggggcccctgggtggctcagtggttgagcgtctgcctttggctcaggtcatgagccctggtccctgggatcgagtctcacatcaggatgcttctcccttggcctgtgtctctgcctcttctctttgtctctcatgaataaataaataaaatcctttttaaatcctttttaaaaaaggagggggggctTATACTGGTAATTCAGAAATCAAAGACAACTAGATTTTTCCATA
Proteins encoded:
- the LOC125754412 gene encoding uncharacterized protein LOC125754412 → MAGQPCESTWSPRTTHVKVIKMGHQTQSWTLSLGKQKAALREIVFAQRAVIITPARACCPGPCIPGGDCRVAPAKVLAAERQRTGLRSGRRAGAEGPRAAAPAPAAFPLCAASGAGLRAPGSRGEEAAAGASLLTGHSCFRSRRSGRRSFLALSTAEIPGPVAHVPRERASRPPPGRARPRSRRRSPCPVAPRSPAVGPRAAPARRPLARDARTQEYQKPHMPHILMTVEMKWP